A segment of the Phoenix dactylifera cultivar Barhee BC4 chromosome 15, palm_55x_up_171113_PBpolish2nd_filt_p, whole genome shotgun sequence genome:
gctcttcttctcctcgTCGCGGCGGCGGGAATCATAACgaagaggagggggagagaaggggggagcGACCGAGGTTCTTCGACGCCAAGGCGAAGGCCCTGTGCTGGGCCAAGGCGGAGGTGGTGCCCGGCCGCCACCCGGAGCGGTGGCGCAAGGACCCCGCCGGCAACGTCGTCTGCAAGCGCTTCTGGAACTGCCACGGCTGTCTCTGCTACGAGTACGACCACATCATCCCCTTCTCCAAAGGTACCCTATCCATCAACAGATCGATTTTTCTTTTCGATTCTCATTGGcttcttttttttagttttacttttgatTTTTAAGCGAAATATTTTGCCTTTTTTTATCATCATAAAATCTTGCGATTGATACAAATGGGATTTCGATGTTTTGTTGCAATTTGGGATCTCTTTGTTACTTATATCGGCATCGATATTGGGCCTATTCCTAGGTTTAAACTGTTTTTTAAAGCCATATTTGGCTTAAAAAATGTCATTTTTTTAGCTCTGAGGTTTTTATTGAATGCTAAATAGAAGCGAGTGACGAAGGATTTTGTAGGTGGGGAGTCGACGGCAGAGAACTGCCAAATTCTTCAGACGAGGGTGAACAGGTTTAAGTCAGATAAGAAGTGGGTGGACAAAGCTGAACTGGAGGGTTTCTCATGtgatatcaagttcactggtaTGTGTGTGCTTCATTGCCTTCATTTTCTTTtgccctcttttcttctcttcaacTCTTTGTAAGTTATATTATCTTTGTTTCTATGGCTGCTTTGGAAGTTTGTGTTGCTTGTGATTGTATTTTCAGATGTTTTTTATGAAGGAAACCAGAATTTCTAAGACTAAAAAGTAATTAAGGCAAATCATGCATGGCCTGCATATACTGAGATGCCGATTATTATTGAAGCATTGGGCTTCAATAGAGGTAAGTACCAGTACAACTTTAATGGTGCTCGgagtttaaaattttataaaaatgaagACTTTGGCTTTTGATGTTGGGTCATGATTTTTACCAGTCTTAGGCTTTTGAAGTTCCATATGGTTTGACTTATTTCAGGCTGAAGCAATGTGGAACCATGGAAATATTGCCTATGAAAATGTTTTCCACATTTAactaaagaaacaaggaaacAAAGCCAAAAGGAATGTGTTTGCCTATTGCATCTGTAATTCAGTTTGGGGGGTTGGTTTCAGTAGCATTGGGCCAAAATCGCCTAAAGCTAAAAAACTGGGTTTTTTTTGGGATCATATCCAGCCCAAACCAATCGATGTTTAACTTCAGACATTTAGAATGGAGTTGTAATTTTGTATCAGATGGTCAGGAAGGCACAAGAGAAATATAAGATAACATGCTTGGAAGTTATGAAAAAGTATCCCTAAGGGCCATCTTTGTGAAAAAGTGTTTCCTATGAATGGCAAACAAACATTCATAGAGTTTTCTTGGAGAGAGAGAACTAAAGATGTAAATCACACTCTATGAGATGAAGCTGAAGATTATTTGATACTGGTCAAAGATGAAAGATTAGGGGAAGATGTAGAGGATGTATCAAAAGGTTGTTTAATGAGGATTCGGCTGGACACAGACAATTACTAGCAACAAGCACCAAGTCTTGGTGCATGGTCAAATGATGCCAAAACCATATTGAGGGACACCTAAACTGTTTTGGTGACCTGTATTGATTTCATCAAACTGTAATGTTAGGCATACATAGGCAAGAAGTAAGAACTAGAAATGGTGTTTCATACTGTTTTTTTGTCAATCAAGAGAGAGCGAACATGGGATAAATGATGATTATGAGAAGCGAGCATTCAAAGGAAATGGTGCTGATATGAGTAGATATGACAATGGCAAGAAATTTTCTGTCTCCAAGGGTCAGCCTTGAACCATTATATTTTTACATGTTATAACTAAAAGGCTATTGATATGCAAGAAGGCACGTCATATGATGTTTTTTCTGTGGAATGTGGGTGGTTTATTGTTAATAAGCTGACAATATGGTTGATTTCTCATCGGCATTTTGGAGAAGGGCTTTAAAGAAatggagcaaaaaaaaaaaaatcgaaagaAAAGATGTCATGTGGATTGCATTTTTTCAATTGAAATGAGGGGGGATACATGGAATTTGTCTCTTTccattccttttcttcatcgtAACTGTAAGGATAAGCTTAATAAAGAAGCCTCCTGACCATAGTTCTATATTAGATCAATTTTATGAATTCCTAGGCATTGTTCCCCCTGTAATGGCCGCATCTATTGCCACCGCTGAACCTTTAAATCTTTCTCATGTTTGGTGGTGGCACAGTTGGTGAACATGTAGTCTAATGGCTTGAGAACTTGAACTGATACCACTTATGATGCATTGTCCGGATGACAAAAGGGGGACAGTTGGTTACATGTTGGCATTTTGTCATGAAATGATGATAAGTGATGCCTAAACTGTCAAACTAATGTTAATCTGATTTGCTATTTGTTTACAGTTATCTTATTTCTATATCATAGAAGAGtggaatggttttggaagaaattTGATTTAAACAAACTAGAAGAAGAGTAGCTAttcttatgatttatttgtcatTCACACATAATTGTCAAATTTGAGGATGGCTATTTAAGACATAAATACTTCTGGCAATTCTGTG
Coding sequences within it:
- the LOC103707402 gene encoding uncharacterized protein LOC103707402 encodes the protein MSSSSPRRGGGNHNEEEGERRGERPRFFDAKAKALCWAKAEVVPGRHPERWRKDPAGNVVCKRFWNCHGCLCYEYDHIIPFSKGGESTAENCQILQTRVNRFKSDKKWVDKAELEGFSCDIKFTDKELDIIEMAVYGDVIRPGNQCRCRTVAEMLGQVKSKNPLAACELPYKETS